Proteins co-encoded in one Sphingomonas carotinifaciens genomic window:
- a CDS encoding putative bifunctional diguanylate cyclase/phosphodiesterase: protein MTRLIDRLRQVRHSDERITAQVRAVLVESLYASPQSLIIGALTSSAIAAVVGWYSGDAWLIWCGLLIGLVGLVRIGDAVRLYRHERRGAASVRRQERGYRLGALSYSGLLGLFGLLTLTRTDHGVLQLLSVTTAIGYAAGIAGRNAGRPLIALAQLCCASLPLVVGLLIALQPLKAVLAVVILLFVVAMMDITLQTYRAILKATTVSAENAALAEHHALLARRDDLTGVSNRTDFRERFEARLRHLPVAGGKLVLLWLDLDRFKEVNDSFGHLAGNALLVAVAKRLKDAFGDSGIVARLGGDEFAIICSTPNGKGAAEIGRTMLQLVKQPVLHGGHTLRTTASIGVAIAPENGGDADTLLKNADLALYRAKEGGRGQLFFYEPVMDEKIERRRQLGAELHGALERGEFHLMFQPIFDLGSGRVRSCETLLRWTNRRYGAVSPAEFIPVAEDNGQIVAIGTWVLHEACRAAKSWPDEVTIAVNLSPIQLRSTNLARVITDALDATGLPPERLTLEVTESVLLDDVDASLAALEALNQIKVCTTLDDFGTGYSSLSYLTQFPFQTLKIDRSFITDLERSPASIAIVQTVVDLAAKLGMRTIAEGVETQAQMDQLRRTRCDAVQGFLLAEPMPANMVEAMFAGDNPS, encoded by the coding sequence ATGACGCGCTTGATCGATCGGCTGAGGCAAGTTCGGCATTCCGACGAACGGATCACCGCACAGGTGCGTGCGGTGCTCGTGGAATCGCTGTACGCCTCTCCGCAATCGCTTATCATCGGCGCGTTGACCAGCAGCGCGATCGCGGCCGTCGTCGGCTGGTATAGCGGCGATGCCTGGCTGATCTGGTGCGGGCTGTTGATCGGTCTGGTCGGTCTGGTGCGGATCGGCGATGCGGTGCGGCTGTACCGGCACGAACGACGCGGCGCGGCATCGGTCCGGCGACAGGAACGCGGCTATCGGTTGGGGGCGCTGAGTTATTCGGGGCTTCTCGGGCTGTTCGGGCTGTTGACCCTGACCCGCACCGACCACGGCGTGCTGCAACTGCTCTCCGTGACCACCGCGATCGGCTATGCCGCGGGGATCGCCGGGCGTAATGCCGGGCGGCCGTTGATCGCGCTGGCGCAGCTGTGCTGTGCGTCGCTGCCGCTGGTGGTCGGGCTGCTGATCGCGCTGCAGCCGCTCAAGGCCGTTCTGGCGGTCGTCATCCTGCTGTTCGTGGTGGCGATGATGGACATCACGCTGCAAACCTATCGTGCGATCCTGAAGGCGACGACGGTGTCGGCCGAGAACGCGGCGCTGGCCGAGCATCATGCGCTGCTGGCGCGGCGCGACGACCTGACCGGCGTGTCCAATCGCACCGATTTTCGGGAACGGTTCGAGGCGCGGTTGCGGCATTTGCCCGTGGCGGGCGGCAAGCTGGTGCTGTTGTGGCTGGATCTGGACCGGTTCAAGGAGGTGAACGACAGTTTCGGGCATCTGGCGGGCAATGCCCTGCTGGTCGCGGTGGCCAAGCGCCTGAAGGATGCGTTCGGCGACAGCGGCATCGTCGCGCGCCTGGGCGGGGACGAGTTCGCGATCATCTGTTCCACCCCGAACGGCAAAGGCGCGGCCGAGATCGGGCGGACCATGCTGCAACTGGTGAAGCAGCCGGTGCTGCACGGCGGCCATACGCTGCGCACCACCGCGTCGATCGGCGTCGCCATCGCTCCGGAAAACGGCGGCGACGCCGATACCCTGCTGAAGAACGCCGACCTGGCGCTGTACCGCGCCAAGGAGGGCGGGCGGGGGCAGTTGTTCTTCTACGAACCGGTCATGGACGAGAAGATCGAGCGGCGCCGGCAGCTTGGCGCCGAGCTGCACGGGGCGCTGGAGCGCGGCGAGTTCCACCTGATGTTCCAGCCGATCTTCGATCTGGGCAGCGGACGGGTCCGTTCGTGCGAAACGCTGCTGCGCTGGACCAATCGCCGATACGGAGCGGTGTCCCCGGCCGAGTTCATTCCGGTCGCGGAGGACAATGGCCAGATCGTGGCGATCGGCACCTGGGTGTTGCACGAGGCGTGCCGCGCGGCGAAAAGCTGGCCGGACGAGGTCACGATCGCGGTCAACCTGTCGCCGATCCAGTTGCGCTCCACCAATCTGGCGCGGGTCATCACCGATGCGCTGGATGCCACCGGCCTGCCACCGGAGCGGTTGACGCTGGAGGTGACCGAATCCGTGCTGCTCGACGATGTCGATGCCTCGCTGGCCGCGCTGGAGGCACTGAACCAGATCAAGGTCTGCACGACGCTGGACGATTTCGGTACCGGCTATTCCTCGCTCAGCTACCTGACCCAGTTCCCGTTCCAGACGCTGAAGATCGACCGGTCGTTCATCACCGACCTGGAGCGGAGCCCCGCGTCGATCGCGATCGTGCAGACCGTGGTCGATCTGGCGGCCAAGCTGGGCATGCGCACCATCGCCGAGGGGGTGGAGACGCAGGCGCAGATGGATCAGCTGCGCCGCACGCGTTGCGACGCGGTACAGGGTTTCCTGCTGGCGGAGCCGATGCCGGCGAACATGGTGGAGGCCATGTTCGCCGGTGACAACCCGAGCTAG
- a CDS encoding response regulator, which produces MRILLVEDDADLGPAIAKALRSENCVVDLVTDGIDAEHLGDTESYDAAVLDLGLPRRDGVSVLRAWREAGHGLPVLILTARDGWSDKVAGFKAGADDFLTKPFRIEELMMRLRAIVRRAAGHAATTITCGPLSYDSQSGRFERDGFPLRLTGLEWRVLSTLMLSKDTVIERGALIERVYEMNAEGDSNSLEVIIGRLRRKVGAELIETVRGRGYRLTAEGRR; this is translated from the coding sequence ATGCGCATCCTGTTGGTAGAAGACGACGCCGATCTGGGCCCCGCCATCGCCAAGGCGCTGCGGTCGGAGAACTGCGTCGTGGACCTAGTCACCGACGGCATCGATGCCGAGCATCTGGGCGATACCGAGAGCTATGACGCCGCCGTGCTGGACCTGGGGCTGCCGCGGCGCGACGGGGTATCGGTGCTGCGCGCCTGGCGGGAGGCGGGCCATGGGTTGCCCGTCCTGATCCTGACCGCGCGTGACGGCTGGTCCGACAAGGTGGCGGGGTTCAAGGCGGGCGCAGACGATTTCCTGACCAAGCCGTTTCGTATCGAGGAGCTGATGATGCGGCTGCGCGCGATCGTCCGGCGTGCGGCCGGGCATGCGGCGACGACCATCACCTGTGGGCCGCTCAGCTATGACAGCCAGAGCGGCCGGTTCGAGCGGGACGGCTTTCCGCTTCGGCTGACCGGTCTGGAGTGGCGGGTGTTGTCGACGCTGATGTTGTCGAAGGACACGGTGATCGAGCGGGGGGCGCTGATCGAGCGGGTGTATGAGATGAACGCCGAGGGCGATTCCAACAGCCTGGAGGTGATCATCGGGCGGTTGCGGCGCAAGGTGGGGGCAGAGCTGATCGAGACGGTGAGGGGGCGGGGGTACCGGCTGACGGCGGAGGGGCGGCGGTGA
- a CDS encoding NAD-dependent succinate-semialdehyde dehydrogenase, translated as MTLKDLHPWREGALIDSTWIAASPGQGTPVHDPADGAQIAEVPSLGAEETKRAIAAAQAALGGWRARPAGERADILMRWYALMLEHQEALARILTGEQGKPLAEARGEILYAAGFLRWFAEEARRIDGEIIPAPRSTQRILVWQEPVGVTAAITPWNFPAAMVTRKVAPALAAGCTMILKPAPETPLTALALGALAEEAGVPAGVFNIVPGDAAAIGSALMDSPVVRKLSFTGSTPVGRMLYAQAAPTLKRLSLELGGNAPFIVFDDADLDAAVDGAMLGKFRNAGQTCVCVNRFLVQDAVHDQFVDRLRERIAKLVVGPGTDPGVTIGPLINERAVVKVDDHVADAVRRGGRLVAGGKRDHGLFYQPTLIADVPADAQIARDETFGPLAGIIRFHTEEEAIRLANDTEFGLAAYVYTRDIGRAMRVSGALEYGMVGLNEAAISTEVAPFGGIKASGMGREGSRHGIAEYLELKYVMMGGL; from the coding sequence CGGCCGATGGCGCGCAGATCGCCGAAGTCCCGTCGCTGGGCGCCGAGGAAACCAAGCGCGCGATCGCCGCGGCGCAGGCCGCGCTGGGCGGCTGGCGCGCGCGTCCGGCGGGTGAGCGGGCGGATATTCTGATGCGGTGGTATGCGCTGATGCTGGAGCATCAGGAGGCGCTGGCGCGGATATTGACTGGGGAACAGGGCAAGCCACTGGCCGAGGCGAGGGGCGAGATACTGTACGCGGCGGGGTTCCTCCGCTGGTTCGCCGAGGAGGCGCGGCGGATCGATGGCGAGATCATCCCGGCACCGCGCAGCACCCAGCGCATCCTGGTGTGGCAGGAGCCGGTGGGCGTCACCGCCGCGATCACGCCGTGGAACTTCCCCGCCGCGATGGTGACCCGCAAGGTCGCTCCGGCGCTGGCGGCGGGTTGCACGATGATCCTGAAGCCCGCGCCGGAAACGCCGCTGACCGCGCTCGCCCTAGGCGCACTGGCCGAGGAGGCGGGGGTGCCCGCCGGCGTGTTCAACATCGTGCCCGGCGATGCCGCGGCGATCGGCAGCGCGCTGATGGACAGTCCGGTGGTCCGCAAGCTGTCCTTCACCGGGTCGACCCCGGTCGGGCGCATGCTCTACGCGCAGGCGGCGCCGACGCTGAAGCGGCTGTCGCTCGAACTCGGTGGCAACGCGCCCTTTATCGTGTTCGACGATGCCGATCTGGATGCGGCGGTGGACGGCGCGATGCTGGGCAAGTTCCGCAACGCGGGCCAGACCTGTGTCTGCGTCAATCGCTTCCTGGTGCAGGACGCGGTGCACGACCAGTTCGTCGATCGCCTGCGCGAGCGCATCGCCAAGCTGGTCGTCGGCCCCGGCACGGACCCCGGCGTCACCATCGGCCCGCTGATCAACGAGCGCGCGGTGGTGAAGGTGGACGATCATGTCGCCGATGCGGTGCGCCGTGGCGGTCGACTGGTGGCCGGCGGCAAGCGCGACCATGGCCTGTTCTACCAGCCGACGCTGATTGCCGATGTCCCTGCCGATGCGCAGATCGCACGCGACGAAACCTTCGGGCCGCTGGCCGGCATCATCCGCTTCCACACCGAGGAGGAGGCGATCCGGCTGGCCAACGATACCGAATTCGGGCTCGCCGCCTATGTCTATACCCGCGACATCGGCCGCGCGATGCGCGTCTCGGGGGCGTTGGAATATGGCATGGTCGGGCTGAACGAGGCGGCGATCTCCACCGAGGTGGCGCCGTTCGGCGGCATCAAGGCATCGGGCATGGGACGCGAGGGATCGCGCCACGGCATCGCCGAATATCTGGAACTGAAATATGTGATGATGGGCGGGCTGTAG
- a CDS encoding glycoside hydrolase family 130 protein, which yields MKAADVFHTLDITLKPDPSRTVIRPFSFNYPDAFSNGRPTRAEAVAARLMALDPAMRQRILDLLHHAMRTRHRNVDQVFLRRFEEVKDQLGVTVEASCDRLLIGAYFSQEYAFESAALFNPSIVPVPDQDPDDDNIAFILSLRGVGEGHVSSVTFRSGSWDGGNGLVIDPPSSQGVPPRVEKGDDDGWVRLCSEESQDISETVIFPILPSQRQGVEDLRMVHFTDHDGTQSIIGTYTAFDGREARAELIRGIDLRTYEMRPLAGAMAAYKGMALFPRRVDGRFVMLGRQDNENIWLLRSDDLHCWETGEIIMRPKYPWEFVQMGNCGSPIEIDEGWLVFTHGVGLVRGYCVGACLLDKDDPSKVLARTPSPLLFPSAEQRGGYVPNVTYSCGALLHKRRVLLPYAIGDEFSAFAVGSVDDLLSVMV from the coding sequence ATGAAAGCCGCCGACGTTTTCCACACGCTGGACATTACGCTGAAGCCCGACCCCTCGCGCACGGTGATCCGGCCGTTCAGCTTCAACTATCCCGATGCGTTCAGCAATGGGCGACCGACACGGGCGGAGGCGGTGGCCGCGCGGCTGATGGCGCTGGACCCGGCGATGCGCCAGCGTATCCTGGATCTGCTGCACCATGCGATGCGCACCCGGCATCGCAACGTCGATCAGGTGTTTCTGCGCCGGTTCGAGGAGGTGAAGGATCAACTGGGCGTGACGGTGGAGGCGAGTTGCGACCGGTTGCTGATCGGCGCCTATTTCAGCCAGGAATATGCGTTCGAAAGCGCCGCGCTGTTCAACCCGTCGATCGTGCCGGTTCCCGATCAGGACCCGGATGATGACAATATCGCCTTCATCCTCTCGTTGCGGGGGGTGGGCGAGGGGCACGTCTCGTCCGTAACCTTCCGGTCGGGTAGCTGGGACGGGGGCAACGGGCTGGTGATCGATCCGCCGAGTTCGCAGGGCGTACCCCCGCGCGTGGAAAAGGGCGACGATGACGGCTGGGTGCGGCTGTGTTCCGAGGAAAGCCAGGACATATCCGAAACGGTGATCTTCCCGATCCTGCCCAGCCAGCGGCAGGGCGTGGAGGATTTGCGCATGGTGCATTTCACCGATCACGATGGCACGCAGAGCATCATCGGCACCTATACCGCATTCGACGGGCGCGAGGCGCGGGCCGAGCTGATCCGCGGCATTGACCTGCGCACCTACGAGATGCGGCCGCTGGCCGGGGCGATGGCGGCGTACAAGGGCATGGCGCTGTTCCCCCGCCGGGTGGATGGCCGTTTCGTGATGCTGGGCCGGCAGGACAATGAGAATATCTGGCTGCTCCGGTCCGACGACCTGCATTGCTGGGAAACCGGCGAGATCATCATGCGTCCCAAATACCCCTGGGAATTCGTGCAGATGGGCAATTGCGGGTCGCCCATCGAGATCGACGAGGGCTGGCTGGTGTTTACCCACGGGGTAGGGCTGGTGCGCGGATATTGCGTGGGCGCCTGCCTCCTGGACAAGGACGATCCGTCCAAGGTGCTGGCGCGCACGCCCTCGCCGCTGCTGTTTCCCAGTGCGGAACAGCGTGGCGGCTATGTTCCCAACGTCACCTATAGTTGCGGCGCGCTGCTCCATAAGCGCCGGGTGCTGCTGCCCTACGCCATTGGCGATGAATTCAGCGCCTTTGCCGTGGGCAGCGTCGACGACCTGTTGAGCGTGATGGTGTAA
- a CDS encoding sensor histidine kinase — translation MRAWPRSIRGRMLALSVVAGMVALVLAAVATTGILTRVVTDGIDRRLDAQIALLASSVTADGRFDAARLAAVRPALEAGPGWDWRIAGPGGVAASDTFLLAPDEGPVRHHDRPRTRRGRGPDGAPLHAREVVLATGGGRVVLSAAAPRGIVERPIRDAVTPLLTLLAVLIALLAVAAVVQVFYGLRPLRAIERAIVAVRDGRADAVPEDQPAELRPLAEELNALVRANGAALAAARQSAANLAHALKTPVAALALELRDDPPRAHLVDRIDATLRHHLARARDRVVGRRPDTDIAEAAGALAATLRKLSGGRVAIDTAIAPGLHAAIEPGDFDELLGNLLDNAVRHAAGRVDVRGQAIAGGVRLCVEDDGPGIAPDARERALAPGVRLDERGEGHGFGLAIVRELSELYGGRLELATGAAGGLLVTVILPRG, via the coding sequence GTGAGGGCGTGGCCGCGATCGATCCGGGGGCGGATGCTGGCGCTGTCGGTGGTGGCGGGGATGGTGGCGCTGGTCCTGGCGGCGGTGGCGACGACGGGCATATTGACGCGGGTGGTGACCGACGGGATCGACCGGCGGCTGGATGCGCAGATCGCCCTGCTGGCGAGCAGCGTGACAGCCGATGGGCGCTTCGATGCGGCGCGGCTGGCGGCGGTGCGCCCGGCGCTGGAGGCGGGGCCGGGCTGGGACTGGCGGATCGCGGGGCCGGGCGGGGTAGCGGCCAGCGACACCTTCCTGCTGGCGCCCGACGAAGGGCCCGTGCGCCATCACGACCGGCCGCGTACCCGGCGCGGGCGGGGGCCGGACGGGGCGCCGCTGCACGCGCGCGAGGTGGTGCTGGCGACCGGCGGCGGGCGCGTCGTGCTGAGCGCGGCGGCACCGCGCGGGATCGTCGAGCGACCCATTCGCGATGCGGTGACGCCGCTGCTGACGCTGCTCGCCGTGTTGATCGCGCTGCTCGCCGTCGCCGCGGTCGTCCAGGTCTTTTACGGCCTGCGACCGCTGCGCGCGATCGAGCGCGCGATCGTCGCGGTTCGCGACGGGCGTGCCGATGCGGTGCCGGAGGATCAGCCCGCCGAACTGCGTCCCCTGGCGGAGGAATTGAATGCGCTGGTCCGCGCCAACGGTGCCGCGCTGGCCGCCGCGCGGCAGTCGGCGGCCAATCTGGCGCATGCGCTCAAGACCCCGGTGGCCGCACTCGCGCTGGAGCTGCGCGACGATCCGCCGCGCGCGCATCTGGTCGACCGGATCGATGCCACGTTGCGCCATCATCTGGCGCGCGCGCGCGACCGGGTGGTGGGGCGACGCCCCGATACCGACATCGCCGAGGCGGCCGGGGCGCTGGCCGCCACCTTGCGCAAGTTGAGCGGCGGGCGCGTCGCCATCGACACCGCCATTGCACCCGGCCTTCACGCCGCGATCGAGCCGGGGGATTTCGACGAGCTGCTCGGCAACCTGCTCGACAATGCGGTGCGCCATGCGGCCGGGCGCGTGGACGTGAGGGGGCAGGCGATCGCGGGCGGGGTCCGCCTCTGCGTGGAGGATGACGGGCCGGGCATCGCTCCGGACGCACGGGAACGCGCGCTGGCGCCCGGCGTGCGGCTGGACGAACGTGGCGAGGGGCATGGCTTCGGCCTGGCGATCGTGCGCGAGTTGAGCGAGCTGTATGGCGGGCGCCTGGAGCTTGCCACGGGTGCCGCCGGTGGCTTGCTGGTCACGGTGATCCTGCCGCGCGGATAG
- a CDS encoding crotonase/enoyl-CoA hydratase family protein, translating into MTIHDPSVAAGLHTRPAADPAPLFRLAQLDVSHDPDLDTLWTYMRPRTRPSFNPDLLGEFARWQDDIVRASVTGAMRIRYLVLGSSFPGIFSLGGDLHLFSQHIRAGDRAALVRYGRACVAILHRNMLGLERPIVTIGLVQGDALGGGFEALLSFNVVIAERGASFGLPETLFGLFPGMGAHCFLSRRLGAARAEQMILSGRTYSAEELYDMGLVHGLAEPGEGRRVVEDYIRHNRRRHSAHCAIYEASRAVNPLTLAELEAVVDLWADAALRLSEGDLKLMRRLIGAQTRLLEKAG; encoded by the coding sequence ATGACCATCCACGATCCCTCCGTCGCGGCCGGCCTGCACACCCGCCCCGCGGCCGACCCCGCGCCGCTGTTCCGCCTCGCGCAACTGGACGTCAGCCATGATCCCGATCTGGACACGCTGTGGACCTATATGCGCCCGCGCACCCGGCCCAGCTTCAATCCCGACCTGCTCGGTGAATTCGCCCGCTGGCAGGACGACATCGTCCGCGCCAGCGTCACCGGGGCGATGCGGATCCGCTATCTGGTGCTCGGCTCCAGCTTTCCCGGCATATTCTCGCTGGGCGGCGATCTCCATCTGTTTTCTCAGCATATCCGGGCGGGCGACCGGGCGGCACTGGTCCGCTATGGCCGGGCCTGCGTCGCGATCCTCCACCGCAACATGCTGGGGCTGGAACGCCCCATCGTCACCATCGGGCTGGTCCAGGGCGATGCGCTGGGCGGCGGGTTCGAGGCGCTGTTGTCGTTCAACGTCGTCATCGCCGAACGGGGCGCCAGTTTCGGCCTGCCCGAAACGCTGTTCGGGCTGTTCCCCGGCATGGGGGCGCACTGCTTCTTGTCGCGCCGGCTGGGCGCGGCGCGCGCCGAACAGATGATCCTCAGCGGTCGCACCTACAGCGCGGAGGAGCTGTACGACATGGGCCTCGTCCACGGCCTTGCGGAGCCCGGCGAGGGACGGCGCGTCGTGGAGGACTATATCCGCCACAATCGCCGGCGCCACAGCGCGCACTGCGCGATCTATGAAGCGTCGCGCGCGGTCAATCCGCTGACCCTGGCCGAGCTTGAGGCGGTGGTCGACCTGTGGGCCGATGCCGCCCTGCGCCTGAGCGAAGGCGACCTGAAACTGATGCGCCGCCTGATCGGCGCACAGACCCGCCTGCTGGAAAAGGCCGGATGA